In uncultured Bacteroides sp., the DNA window TCTATTTCTAAACATTCTATATTTATGTTGAATCCCGCCTTCCGAATATGGATATTCCGCATTGTACACTTTCTCATTATCCCACAAGTGCACTAAACGAAATATGGCAACTTCCACATCTTTATTATTCATAAAACTAAAATCTGTATATATTGAGTCTATCCATTCATCCACATCCATAAAAGCTAACCACGCCGCATTAAAGAACGAAGCTATATCTAACAATATGTTTCTATTTTCCAAATCATTAAAGTCATATTTTTTCTTTATATTTAACATCAAAGGTTGATGTATCGCTAATTTATAGTATCATCCATTCTAATCATCCAATAGGATAATACCGTCAAAATAAGCACTGACATTATCTAGAAAAGCCGTGATTTGTTTTTCTTCATTATAACTTGGCACCAATTGCAAAGACTTAAAATCCTGTTACGTTACATCATTCATCTAGCAGTTTCACAACTTCCTTATTTTGTTTATTACAATAAAACAAAAGGAAATAGATAGTTATAAACTCTATATTGCGGTATTAATTATATAGTGAACCAACCATAAACATAAGCCTCATTATCAACCCTAATTTCAAGTAAAAATTCACCAGACAAACCCTGTAATAGTTCCACACTCTTTAATATCGGAGAAATAATATTCTCAATAACAGAGTACACGATAGTCCCATTTTGAGAAATTACAATTTCGATTTCACCTACTGGTTTATAAAATTCTAATTTCACAAAATGATTCTCATTTAAGAATGCCGAAATAGGAATTAAAGGTATAGAGCGAGTCTCTTGTCCTGAACCTATTGGATCTTCAAATGGTATATCATTTCCAAACAATGATATTCTTGCCTCATTGGTTAATGGATTCGAATATACTTTTACTACCCCTATAAATAGGAAACTACATAAGCCCACTATGCAAGAAATAAAACTAGATCTCATAACACATAAATTTTAACAGCTGTAAAATTAGCCGATAAATCTATTTTTTCACATAAAATAGGCTGGACACATCAAATTATCGTAACAGCTTGATTTAAAACGAATTACGCAAATAAAAGATTTCATTAAGTGGACAGATGAAAAGAATAAGCAGTAAGGAATGCATCCAAATTATCATTACTTCCTAAATCAAATCGGCTCTTCAGCCTTTGTTTCTTCTTGAATATGGAATTTATCTCACATTGAAACACAATTGTTAACTCCGAAGAAGAAAAACCGAGTTTAACTAACACCGCTAGCATCAGATTATTTTCATTCAAATCGTATTCTCCTTTTAAGCGGGTGACAAAGTCTCCAAATAACAAATCCATATATTGAAAGATCTGAATTTTTTCTTTTGAGGTCATATTTTCCACAATCAATAATCCCTGTTTCAACTGTTCTAAAAGGTAAATGCCACCGGCACAAGAATCGTCACGGATTGTTTTATTCTCATTTGTCAATATTTGAATTTTTTGATTCAGCTTGACAATCTGTTCTTTTGCAGCTCCTCTCAAAAGCTTTTCCTGGCGTTCTAAATCTTCTATTTGGCAAAGGTATTGTCCTATAATCTGCTCGTTTTCTCTAATTACGCTAAGTTCTCTCTCCACACGACTCTTAATGTGTCGTCTATAGGCTCTCCGATATTGTTTCTTTATCCAAAAATAAAAAATAATACTCACAACAAGAAGTAAAGACGAAAGAGATAACCAAAGGTAGGATTGAAGTCGTTTTGTCTGCACCAACATCGTATTCTCTGACTTCAATTTATCGACTTTATATTTCCGCTGTATTACTTGAATTGCATTTCTCAAATTTTCATCTTGACAGATTCTCAATAAAGAGTCCGATTTTTCTTTATAGAAAAGGGCCTTAGCATAATTTTCTTTTTTTTTCTCCAATAAATAAAGATAATTATACGCACCTGATTGAGTATAAACACTTTTGGATGTCACCCCCTGCTCAAAACATTCTTCTGCCTTAACTAATTGTCCCATCTGCATATAAGCATCACCTAATGAAAAATAATAATGTTTAATAGAATTAGGTAATCTCTCATGCTTAATTGCCGAATGGAAATACGCTATAGCTTTATAATAATTTCCTTTTTTCTTTTCTTGCCTCCCTAAAAACTGTAATAGAGAAGAAAAAACCGGCGATAAACTATCCCCTTTCAATAAAGAGATTCCGGCTTTCGCATACCCGATAGCACTATCACTATTTTGTCTAATGTCATAGACTCTGGCAATATTTCTATAATCATATACAATTCCCAATATGTAACCTACTTTTTGATAGTAAAAAACAGATCTCCGGTAATTATCAAGTGCTACATCATAGATACCCCGATCATCATTCAAACGACCAATGTATTCGTGTATAAAACCTTGCAGTTTATATTCCTTCGCGTTTTTCAATATCTCCTGAGCATCCAGGTAAGCCCGCATAGAGACAGTATCATTACCTTCCAAAGCCATCACTTTACCATAATAAAAAAGAGCTTTCCCAGTTTTTACCTTATCATCACTTTCTCTATAATAATCCGCTGCTATATTTATCAAAGAGTCAGATTGCAAACTATCCAAATAATTCTTATCACGCGCTTGGGTTAACAACAATGCATAGTCTGCCCGCTGCTTACCACGAAGTTCCTCTGGATAAGATATCTGATTCAACAGCAACAATGCACTATCAGGATACGTCTCCATATATCCCTCTACCCTTTCAAATATACCAGATCTTTTTTCATCCGTACAGGAAGCTAATAATCCACAAATAAACAGAAGTCCAATATATAGTTTTCTCATCCTTAGTAGTTTATTGTTCTTTAAAGCCTATCAGCATACATAATTGCACATTTAAATAGTACAGTTGTATATAATAAAAGAAAAGTATGCCACTATATTATCATAGTAAAGTAGCTAAAAAGTTTTATTTCGATCCGCATTCTGTATCATATTTTGTGTTTTTTTAACCCTGTATGATTATCCGCTCATGTTAATAAGGAAGGCCTTATGTGTAAGTATGTCTACCATTGCCAAGTACCCTCCATAAGGTCCCGGATTATAGAAAGATCCGATCAAGTTATACAGCAAATGCCCCGAAACAGAAAAGCTAAACAATTGGCGTAATCCCCAAACAGCCTCCACACCTCCTAATATCATCAGCGACCAAGCCACAGACCGGGCTAAATAAGGGAAGGAAACCCAGTTTCTTCAAAATCGTCTTTTACTAATCTGTAGCAAAATATGAGTAAATCTTATGCAAACTATTTATACTAAAGGGTTTACATGCCGTTTTTAATTAAACACTGGCGGAATTAAGGTATAAAATAGACATCACTACTAAAGCATGCCTCGGCTAACAAATGAAAGGCTATTATATCGACACAATCAGTAAACCTACAATAAATAGTGCTTGATGAGCCAACTTATTTAGCTATTGTAATTATTTAAAAATACGCTCAAAAGGGCCTGCAATGGGCCCTAAGAGGCAACCGGTTTTCTTTGCAAAGAAAACCGGTTGCCTTTGCAAAGAAATCCCGTTTTCTTTCCGAAGAAATCGCATTGCCTGTAATAACGACTTATATTGTAAGAATAACACACCGACAAAAACCATTCTATCTACCCCTTCAAATCTGCACAATCCTCATAAAACGTCTTCGGATTCTTAAAAACAAGAAATCTTTCAACGAAACAACATTATTTTCTCACCACTAAGGATAATAGTCCAAAAATTAGCGTACATTTGCAGCCGTTTTTATTATATATCACATGATGATAAACTTTGATACTCAAAAATGGGTTTCACGCGGAAAAAGCGTTTTCTTTCTCCTTACCAATAAATGCAAAGCGAGTTGGAATTGGTATAGACAAATATACCACAAAGCTCCA includes these proteins:
- a CDS encoding DUF3244 domain-containing protein, which encodes MRSSFISCIVGLCSFLFIGVVKVYSNPLTNEARISLFGNDIPFEDPIGSGQETRSIPLIPISAFLNENHFVKLEFYKPVGEIEIVISQNGTIVYSVIENIISPILKSVELLQGLSGEFLLEIRVDNEAYVYGWFTI